A window from Micromonospora terminaliae encodes these proteins:
- a CDS encoding cupin domain-containing protein has product MEHFTIATVAEKSPDFRRVLWTGQHTQLVIMTIPPGGEIGEEVHEDIDQILTFVSGTGEARVAGEKKEVVAGDLVVVPAGTKHNFVNTGPNPLVLYTVYGPPEHADGAVHRTKEEADAAEEAGEDEPPTS; this is encoded by the coding sequence ATGGAGCATTTCACGATCGCGACCGTCGCCGAGAAGAGTCCCGACTTCCGCCGCGTGCTCTGGACCGGGCAGCACACCCAGTTGGTGATCATGACGATCCCACCCGGCGGGGAGATCGGCGAGGAGGTCCACGAGGACATCGACCAGATCCTGACCTTCGTGAGCGGCACCGGTGAGGCGCGGGTGGCCGGTGAGAAGAAGGAGGTCGTGGCGGGCGATCTGGTGGTGGTGCCGGCCGGCACGAAGCACAACTTCGTCAACACCGGCCCCAACCCGCTCGTGCTGTACACGGTGTACGGCCCGCCGGAGCACGCCGACGGGGCGGTGCACCGCACCAAGGAGGAGGCCGACGCGGCCGAGGAGGCCGGCGAGGACGAGCCGCCCACCTCCTGA
- a CDS encoding threonine synthase, with protein MHLTHLECPRCGERHPADKLQNLCGCGSPLLARYDLAAVAAAVTPEQFGLRPADLWRYRELLPVADPRFVTTLGEGWTPLLRAPAYGHEIGIPDLIVKDEGLTPTGSFKARGAAVGVSRARELGVERIAMPTNGNAGAAWATYAARAGMGATIAMPLSAPTICRRECVAAGADLRLVDGLISDAGRWVAELIAESGGRVFDAGTLREPYRLEGKKTMGYEIVEQLGWQVPDVIIYPTGGGVGLIGIHKALHELRELGWVEDRLPRLVAVQSTGCAPIVRAFAAGEPRATPWADAHTVAFGITVPAPLGDELILTALRESGGTAIAVDDDEILADLRDFAAREGLLLCPEGAACLTAARQLRAGGWIRPGERVVVLNTGAGIKYPETVDVSGLPTV; from the coding sequence CACCTCGAGTGCCCGCGCTGCGGCGAGCGGCATCCGGCCGACAAACTGCAGAACCTCTGCGGGTGCGGCTCGCCGCTGCTGGCCCGCTACGACCTGGCCGCGGTCGCCGCGGCGGTCACCCCCGAGCAGTTCGGGCTCCGCCCGGCCGACCTGTGGCGCTACCGGGAGCTGCTGCCGGTGGCGGATCCCCGCTTCGTCACCACGCTGGGCGAGGGCTGGACGCCGCTGCTGCGCGCGCCGGCGTACGGGCACGAGATCGGGATCCCGGACCTCATCGTGAAGGACGAGGGGCTGACCCCGACCGGGTCGTTCAAGGCCCGGGGCGCGGCGGTCGGGGTGAGCCGGGCCCGGGAGCTGGGCGTCGAGCGGATCGCCATGCCGACCAACGGCAACGCCGGTGCGGCCTGGGCGACGTACGCGGCCCGGGCCGGGATGGGCGCGACCATCGCCATGCCGCTGTCCGCACCCACCATCTGCCGGCGGGAGTGCGTGGCCGCGGGGGCCGACCTGCGGCTGGTGGACGGCCTCATCAGCGACGCCGGCCGGTGGGTGGCCGAGCTGATCGCCGAGTCGGGCGGGCGGGTCTTCGACGCCGGCACGCTGCGCGAGCCCTACCGCCTGGAGGGCAAGAAGACCATGGGGTACGAGATCGTCGAGCAGCTCGGCTGGCAGGTGCCCGACGTGATCATCTATCCGACCGGGGGTGGGGTCGGGCTCATCGGCATCCACAAGGCGCTGCACGAGCTGCGCGAGCTGGGCTGGGTGGAGGACCGGCTGCCGCGCCTGGTCGCCGTGCAGTCCACCGGCTGCGCGCCGATCGTCCGGGCGTTCGCGGCCGGCGAGCCGCGGGCCACCCCGTGGGCGGACGCGCACACGGTGGCCTTCGGCATCACCGTGCCCGCCCCGCTCGGCGACGAGCTGATCCTGACGGCGCTACGCGAGAGCGGCGGCACCGCGATCGCCGTGGACGACGACGAGATCCTCGCCGACCTGCGCGACTTCGCCGCCCGGGAGGGGCTGCTGCTCTGCCCCGAGGGTGCGGCCTGCCTGACCGCCGCCCGGCAGCTGCGGGCCGGCGGCTGGATCCGCCCCGGCGAGCGGGTGGTGGTGTTGAACACCGGCGCGGGCATCAAGTACCCCGAGACGGTGGACGTCTCCGGCCTGCCGACGGTCTGA
- a CDS encoding septum formation initiator, which translates to MGRRSLLAAAGWLATTAAATLVGLAAIQLVGSGITGTPGGVRDQTEVARALASPAPAATAPNASSTAGATPPATAAGASPAASGAERTFRTPGGTAVAACGPDGVRLVSWSPAPGYRVKEADRGPDEHVEVRFVGAEGEHELRVRCRGSEPVATPHD; encoded by the coding sequence ATGGGCCGTCGATCGCTGCTCGCCGCCGCCGGGTGGCTGGCCACCACCGCCGCCGCCACCCTCGTGGGGCTGGCCGCGATCCAACTGGTCGGCTCGGGCATCACCGGCACCCCCGGGGGTGTACGCGACCAGACCGAGGTGGCCCGCGCGCTCGCCTCGCCCGCGCCGGCGGCCACCGCGCCGAACGCGAGCTCCACGGCGGGCGCGACCCCGCCGGCCACCGCGGCCGGCGCGTCGCCGGCAGCGAGCGGAGCCGAACGCACCTTCCGCACGCCTGGCGGGACGGCCGTCGCCGCGTGCGGGCCGGACGGGGTGCGCCTGGTGTCCTGGTCCCCGGCGCCCGGCTACCGCGTGAAGGAGGCCGACCGGGGGCCGGACGAGCACGTCGAGGTCCGCTTCGTCGGCGCCGAGGGGGAGCACGAGCTGCGCGTGCGGTGTCGTGGCTCGGAGCCGGTCGCCACCCCGCACGACTGA